A segment of the Prevotella sp. HUN102 genome:
GCACGACAAGGGGATCATTGAAGAAGTAAACAAGGTAACGGTTGAGAACATCAAGTTCGAGGGCAACAAGGACTTGATTGAGATTATCGGCGAAGAGATTGACAAGGTATATCTCGAGCAGGTAAAGACTATCTGCATTGATCCTGAGGTTATCAAGCGTCAGCACGATTTGAAGATTGTCTATACTCCGTTGCACGGCGCAGGTCGCGTAATGATTCCGAGAGCACTCGAATCTTGGGGTTTCGACAACATCCACTGCGTGAAGGAACAGATGATAAAGGACGGCAATTTCCCAACCGTAGACCGTCCGAACCCGGAAATCGCAGAGGCTCTCACGCTCGGTCTTCGTGATGCCAAGGCATTGGATGCTGACATTCTGATGGCTTCCGACCCTGATGCGGACCGTGTTGGTATGGCTTGCAAGGACAGCAACGGCGAATGGATTCTCATTAATGGCAACCAGACCTGTCTGCTCTACCTTTGGTACATCATCACAAACCGTCAGGCAGTGGGCAAGATGCAGCCTACGGACTTCATTGTGAAGACCATTGTTACAACAGAATCCATCACGAAGATTGCCCAGAAGCAGAAAGTGGAAATGCGCGATTGCTATACCGGTTTCAAGTGGATTGCCCGCGAAATCGCTATCTCCGAAGGCAAACAGCAGTATATTGGTGGTGGCGAGGAGAGCTATGGCTTCCTTGCTGAAGACTTCGCACGAGACAAGGATGCCGTAAGTGCCTGCGCCTTGTTGGCAGAAATCTGCGCTTATGCCAAAGACAAGGGCAAGACGCTGTATGACATCTTGATGGATATCTACCTTGAATATGGTTTCAGCCTCGAGCATACAATCAATGTTGAGCGCCCGGGCAAGTCTGGTGCTGAGGAAATTCAGCAGATGATGAAAAACTTCCGCGAAAATCCTCCAAAGGAACTTGGTGGCAGCACCGTATGCCTGTGGAAAGACTATCTCACGCTTGAGTCTGTTTCTGCCGACGGCACTAAGACGGCACTTGATATGCCGGCTACAAGCAACGTGCTTCAGTGGTTCTGCACAGACGATACCAAGGTAAGTGTCCGCCCATCGGGCACCGAACCTAAGATTAAGTTCTATTTGGAAGTGAAGGATACTATGAACTCTGCTTCTGAATACAAGGCACTTGTTGAAAAGGCGATGGTAAAGGTTGAGGCTATCAAGAAGAGCCTGAATCTCGATTAATATTCAATCAACTTACAAATAAAAAACAGCTTGCACCTGAAAAAGTGCAAGCTGTT
Coding sequences within it:
- a CDS encoding phospho-sugar mutase, translating into MNNQELIAQCEQKAKQWLSPAFDKETQDAVKSMIESEDKNNLIESFYKDLEFGTGGLRGIMGAGSNRMNIYTVGMATQGFANYLKMNFKDKEDISVVVCHDCRNNSRLFAETTANIFSANGIKVYLFEDLRPTPECSFAIRHFGAQAGVNLTASHNPREYNGYKAYWGDGAQVIAPHDKGIIEEVNKVTVENIKFEGNKDLIEIIGEEIDKVYLEQVKTICIDPEVIKRQHDLKIVYTPLHGAGRVMIPRALESWGFDNIHCVKEQMIKDGNFPTVDRPNPEIAEALTLGLRDAKALDADILMASDPDADRVGMACKDSNGEWILINGNQTCLLYLWYIITNRQAVGKMQPTDFIVKTIVTTESITKIAQKQKVEMRDCYTGFKWIAREIAISEGKQQYIGGGEESYGFLAEDFARDKDAVSACALLAEICAYAKDKGKTLYDILMDIYLEYGFSLEHTINVERPGKSGAEEIQQMMKNFRENPPKELGGSTVCLWKDYLTLESVSADGTKTALDMPATSNVLQWFCTDDTKVSVRPSGTEPKIKFYLEVKDTMNSASEYKALVEKAMVKVEAIKKSLNLD